A genomic stretch from Deinococcus ruber includes:
- the rsr gene encoding RNA-binding protein Rsr: protein MKTPLKTMLSAVNPLKRPQGQPLNARQVQNNAGGFVYSIGDEARLTRFLVLGSDGGTFYAAPEQHTLQATDFLRELVVRDAALALRITLDVVRRNRAPRPDPALLMLALIAKTAPNVTDRQAAWAALPEVARTGTMLLHFLAFARVLGGWGRLTRRGVANVYETLPTEKLALWAVKYKARDGWSQADALRLAHPKTDDPARNAVLKFMVDGVLESKHPETRVIEGAGLVQATSTDAAAAVLMRAYGLPIETVPTHLRGPEVYRAALSTGGLTWLLRNLGNLGRLGVLSLNDRALTDAIIARITDPAALKRGRIHPIDVLKARLVYGQGRGVRGDGTWIPVPRVVDTLDDAFYTAFGNVQPAGTRHLLALDVSGSMTAGQVAGVPGLTPNMAAAAMSMLALKTEPSALTMGFAQTFRPLNLTPKDTLAAAMQKAQSASFGATDCAQPMLWAAQHRQQIDTFVVYTDNETWAGHVHPSVALDQYRQRMGIAARLIVVGLTATRFSIADPSRSDMLDVVGFDSAAPQVMSSFARGEL from the coding sequence ATGAAGACTCCACTCAAGACCATGCTCAGCGCCGTCAACCCTCTGAAGCGCCCACAGGGACAGCCCCTGAATGCGCGGCAGGTACAGAACAACGCGGGCGGCTTCGTGTACAGCATCGGGGATGAAGCCCGGCTGACCCGCTTTCTGGTGCTGGGCAGCGACGGCGGCACGTTCTATGCTGCGCCCGAGCAGCACACCCTTCAGGCCACCGATTTTCTGCGCGAACTGGTCGTGCGCGACGCAGCCCTGGCGCTGCGGATTACGCTGGATGTGGTGCGCCGCAACCGTGCCCCCCGGCCCGACCCGGCGCTGCTGATGCTGGCCCTGATCGCCAAGACCGCCCCCAACGTGACAGATCGTCAGGCGGCGTGGGCAGCCCTGCCGGAAGTGGCCCGCACCGGCACCATGTTGCTGCACTTTCTGGCCTTTGCCCGCGTGTTGGGTGGCTGGGGCCGACTGACCCGCCGGGGCGTGGCGAACGTGTACGAGACGCTGCCCACCGAAAAGCTGGCGCTGTGGGCGGTGAAGTACAAGGCCCGCGACGGCTGGAGTCAGGCCGACGCGCTGCGACTGGCGCACCCCAAGACCGACGACCCGGCCAGGAACGCCGTGCTGAAGTTCATGGTAGACGGCGTGCTGGAAAGCAAGCACCCGGAAACCCGCGTGATCGAGGGCGCTGGACTGGTACAGGCGACCAGCACCGATGCCGCTGCCGCCGTGCTGATGCGGGCCTACGGTCTGCCGATAGAAACGGTGCCCACCCACCTGCGCGGCCCGGAAGTGTACCGGGCGGCCCTGAGCACGGGCGGCCTGACATGGCTGCTGCGGAACCTGGGCAACCTGGGGCGGCTGGGCGTGCTGAGCCTGAACGACCGTGCGCTGACCGACGCGATCATCGCCCGCATCACCGATCCGGCTGCACTCAAGCGGGGCCGTATCCACCCCATCGACGTACTGAAGGCCCGCCTGGTGTACGGACAGGGGCGCGGCGTGCGCGGCGACGGCACCTGGATTCCAGTTCCCCGCGTGGTGGACACACTGGATGACGCGTTCTACACGGCGTTCGGAAACGTGCAGCCCGCCGGAACGCGGCACCTGCTGGCGCTCGACGTGAGCGGTTCGATGACGGCGGGGCAGGTGGCGGGTGTGCCCGGCCTGACGCCCAACATGGCCGCCGCCGCCATGAGCATGCTGGCCCTGAAGACCGAGCCGAGCGCTCTGACGATGGGCTTCGCACAGACGTTCCGCCCGCTGAATCTGACGCCGAAGGACACGCTGGCTGCCGCGATGCAGAAGGCGCAGTCGGCCAGCTTCGGGGCCACCGACTGCGCCCAGCCGATGCTGTGGGCCGCGCAGCATCGGCAGCAGATCGATACCTTCGTGGTCTACACCGACAACGAAACGTGGGCGGGGCACGTCCATCCCAGCGTGGCGCTCGACCAGTACCGGCAGCGCATGGGCATCGCCGCCCGGCTGATCGTGGTCGGTCTGACCGCCACCCGCTTCAGCATTGCCGATCCCAGCCGCAGCGACATGCTCGACGTGGTGGGCTTCGACAGCGCCGCGCCGCAGGTGATGAGCAGCTTTGCGCGGGGCGAACTGTAA
- the glyA gene encoding serine hydroxymethyltransferase, whose product MTATDNRPETHAAERDTAVFDLIQQEAERQRVGLELIASENFTSAAVREAVGSVLTNKYAEGYPGKRWYGGCEVVDQVELLAIERAKQLFGAAWANVQPHSGSSANIAVYGALLSEGDTVLGLDLAHGGHLTHGSPVNFSGMRYKIVGYQVDPETELIDMDKVRALALEHQPRMIIAGASAYSRIIDFAAFRAIADEVGAVLFADIAHIAGLVAAGLHPSPLPHAHVVATTTHKTLRGPRSGLLLSSDLEIAAKLDRAIFPGHQGGPLEHVIAGKAIAFGEALKPEFKAYSAQIIKNAQALAAEFQARGYRVVSGGTDNHLFVLDIRPQGLNGTKATKLLDANHITISKSTLPYDTEKILHGGGIRIGTPAVTTRGMVEEHMKTIADLIDRALKGEDVKAEVHAFAGGFYLP is encoded by the coding sequence ATGACTGCGACCGATAACCGCCCCGAGACCCATGCCGCCGAGCGCGACACTGCCGTGTTCGACCTGATCCAGCAGGAGGCCGAGCGTCAGCGCGTCGGGCTGGAACTGATCGCCTCCGAGAACTTCACCAGTGCCGCCGTGCGCGAGGCAGTGGGCAGCGTTCTGACGAACAAGTACGCCGAGGGCTACCCTGGCAAGCGCTGGTACGGCGGCTGCGAGGTGGTCGATCAGGTCGAGCTGCTGGCTATCGAACGGGCCAAGCAGCTCTTCGGTGCGGCCTGGGCCAACGTGCAGCCCCACAGCGGCAGCAGCGCCAACATCGCGGTGTACGGCGCACTGCTTTCGGAAGGTGACACGGTGCTGGGCCTCGATCTGGCGCACGGCGGCCACCTGACGCACGGTTCCCCGGTCAACTTTTCGGGAATGCGTTACAAGATTGTCGGGTATCAGGTCGATCCCGAAACCGAGCTGATCGACATGGACAAGGTGCGGGCGCTGGCGCTGGAGCACCAGCCCAGAATGATCATCGCCGGAGCCAGCGCGTACAGCCGCATCATCGACTTCGCGGCCTTCCGCGCCATCGCCGATGAAGTGGGCGCGGTGCTGTTCGCCGATATCGCGCATATCGCCGGACTGGTCGCGGCTGGCCTGCACCCCAGCCCGCTGCCGCACGCGCACGTGGTCGCCACCACCACCCACAAGACCCTGCGCGGCCCGAGAAGCGGTCTGCTGCTCTCCAGTGACCTCGAAATCGCCGCCAAGCTCGACCGCGCCATCTTTCCGGGGCATCAGGGCGGGCCGCTGGAACACGTCATCGCGGGCAAGGCGATTGCCTTTGGCGAGGCGCTGAAGCCCGAATTCAAGGCCTACAGCGCTCAGATCATCAAGAACGCCCAGGCGCTCGCTGCCGAGTTCCAGGCCAGAGGCTACCGGGTAGTGTCGGGCGGCACCGATAACCACCTGTTCGTGCTCGACATCCGCCCGCAGGGGCTGAACGGCACGAAGGCCACCAAGCTGCTCGACGCCAACCACATCACCATCTCCAAGAGCACGCTGCCCTACGACACCGAGAAGATTCTGCACGGCGGCGGCATCCGCATCGGCACGCCTGCCGTCACCACACGCGGCATGGTCGAAGAGCACATGAAGACCATTGCTGACCTGATCGACCGCGCTCTGAAAGGCGAAGACGTGAAGGCCGAGGTACACGCATTCGCGGGCGGATTTTACCTGCCCTGA
- a CDS encoding ATP-binding protein has product MLNFLHPLSTSSHSQRQGEAQLVLELKLLGNPEVRLEGVVLSLPPKRLALLAYLALEGGPQCQPLRRSVLCSVLWSEQDAESARRNLRQELHRLKATPLSACLQLTPETVGLTVADCDALRFEAADPAPEHPDVLSDLLALYSGPLLHELELPQEGAFDEWLQERRERLHGRWLELRRQWAAHLETAGDLWGAVEALEPLREMGDESAAVRTMHLQARLGQREVALHTFARLEQGLHDLGLTPAPETLALRERLRGLPSLQPAPRRASLHHPPLIGRDALIAELEEHLLKQGGLLLLEGEPGSGKTALASALAQRWGPGLRLQGREETQATPFLPVSEALRGVLPQLSDLPPAWRREVARLLPELESGNEHGSTALSEQGEGRARFLEGLSVALRHALGGGLLWLDDLQWFDPSSLEVLGLALRPENWRAIATARPLERRQNAPLEQLLSALERRRAVSFRELPPLTETDLLRLIRVLSSSVSGGVRFARRLHAATHGNPLFALETLKTLLDSGELREQDGVWHTEFDAATQDYHELPLPVSVRSAVLSRLGQLSEGTQQLLASAALLGDAFELPELEGSTPLSEWAQLDALEQALGAGFLRVDPASSQAAPRYQFSHHLVQRALTSNLSAERRRWLHRQLAATLARLEARPARLAVHLEGAGQRQQAAQMRLRAAQEAADVYAHLETLEHLDAALRLELDAPTTFEVQLQRAGVYSMLDDKPAWEAALEAARACAQQPGDLLRLELRFCELEFHLGRYPAVLERVNALWEQPDLTPEQRGWAGLWAGNANSRTARLTEAVDWYRRALDGVPEHELILRGRLLNAWAYALYVLGELDDGKEKVQEAMECFVAANYRKGQAMAHNTAGALAEKADDDEEAVSHYQQSYDCSQEIGDLQNQRLALSNLGGTYLKALQLEKALTAINSGLELIEILPDPYSECLFYEDLAEIYKLRNQYNRSLSTLDKGLQIADLYELNDWSAQGRVNKVRLLIILERNDDEVNAVICETRAILSLVPDKLKNEIEQELKTLLLTRPDVSTLESSEAAQ; this is encoded by the coding sequence ATGCTAAACTTCCTTCACCCGCTGTCCACCAGTTCACATTCACAGCGGCAGGGTGAGGCGCAATTGGTGCTGGAGCTGAAACTGCTGGGCAACCCGGAAGTTCGCCTGGAAGGTGTGGTGCTCAGCCTTCCACCCAAACGGCTGGCGCTGCTGGCTTACCTGGCGCTGGAAGGTGGGCCGCAGTGCCAGCCGCTGCGCCGCTCCGTACTGTGCAGTGTGCTGTGGAGCGAACAGGACGCGGAAAGTGCGCGGCGCAATCTGCGTCAGGAACTTCACCGCCTGAAGGCGACGCCACTGAGCGCCTGCCTTCAGCTCACACCCGAGACGGTGGGATTGACGGTGGCCGACTGCGACGCCCTGCGCTTCGAGGCTGCCGACCCCGCGCCGGAACATCCTGACGTCCTGAGCGACCTGCTGGCGCTGTACAGCGGCCCACTGCTGCACGAACTGGAGTTGCCGCAGGAGGGCGCATTCGACGAGTGGTTGCAGGAACGGCGCGAGCGGCTGCACGGGCGCTGGCTGGAACTGCGGCGGCAGTGGGCGGCCCATCTGGAAACGGCGGGTGATCTGTGGGGCGCAGTCGAGGCGCTGGAACCGCTGCGCGAGATGGGAGACGAGAGCGCCGCCGTTCGCACCATGCACCTTCAGGCCCGGCTGGGACAGCGGGAAGTGGCGCTGCACACCTTTGCGCGGCTGGAACAGGGGCTGCACGACCTGGGCCTGACCCCCGCGCCCGAAACGCTGGCCCTGCGCGAGCGGCTGCGCGGGCTGCCCAGCCTTCAGCCTGCGCCGCGCCGCGCCAGCCTGCACCACCCCCCGCTGATAGGCCGCGACGCCCTGATTGCCGAACTGGAAGAGCACCTGCTGAAGCAGGGCGGCCTGCTGCTGCTGGAAGGCGAACCCGGCAGCGGCAAAACGGCGCTGGCCTCGGCACTGGCGCAGCGCTGGGGGCCGGGGCTGCGGCTTCAAGGCCGCGAGGAAACGCAGGCCACCCCCTTTCTGCCAGTATCGGAGGCTCTGCGCGGCGTGCTTCCCCAGCTTTCCGACCTGCCCCCCGCGTGGCGGCGCGAGGTGGCCCGCCTGCTGCCCGAACTGGAGAGCGGCAACGAGCACGGCAGTACGGCCCTGAGCGAGCAGGGTGAGGGCCGCGCCCGCTTTCTGGAGGGGCTGAGCGTGGCGCTGCGGCACGCGCTGGGCGGCGGCCTGCTGTGGCTCGACGATCTGCAATGGTTTGACCCGTCGAGCCTGGAAGTGCTGGGCCTGGCACTGAGGCCGGAAAACTGGCGGGCCATCGCCACCGCCAGACCGCTGGAACGCCGCCAGAATGCGCCGCTCGAACAGTTGCTTTCGGCGCTGGAACGCCGCCGGGCCGTCAGTTTCCGCGAGCTGCCCCCTCTGACGGAAACCGACCTGCTGCGGCTGATCCGGGTGCTGTCATCGTCGGTGAGTGGGGGGGTGCGCTTCGCCCGGCGGCTGCACGCGGCCACGCACGGCAACCCGCTGTTTGCGCTGGAAACCCTGAAGACCCTGCTGGACAGCGGCGAGCTGCGCGAACAGGACGGCGTGTGGCACACCGAATTCGACGCCGCCACTCAGGACTATCACGAACTGCCGCTGCCGGTCAGTGTCAGAAGCGCGGTGCTATCGCGGCTGGGCCAACTGAGCGAGGGGACGCAACAGCTTCTGGCGAGCGCGGCGCTGCTGGGTGACGCCTTCGAGCTACCAGAGTTGGAGGGCAGCACGCCGCTGAGCGAATGGGCGCAACTGGACGCGCTGGAACAGGCGCTGGGGGCTGGATTCCTGCGCGTCGATCCGGCCAGTTCGCAGGCCGCGCCCCGCTACCAGTTCTCGCACCATCTGGTGCAGCGGGCGCTGACCTCGAATCTGAGCGCCGAGCGCAGGCGCTGGCTGCACCGGCAACTCGCCGCCACGCTGGCACGGCTGGAAGCGCGGCCCGCCCGACTCGCCGTGCATCTGGAAGGCGCGGGCCAGCGGCAACAGGCCGCCCAGATGCGCCTGCGGGCCGCGCAGGAGGCCGCCGACGTGTACGCCCACCTGGAAACCCTGGAGCACCTGGATGCGGCGCTGCGGCTGGAACTGGACGCGCCCACCACCTTCGAGGTGCAGTTGCAGCGGGCCGGGGTGTACAGCATGCTCGACGACAAGCCCGCCTGGGAAGCCGCGCTGGAGGCAGCCAGAGCGTGCGCCCAGCAGCCGGGCGACCTGCTGCGCCTGGAACTCAGGTTCTGCGAGCTGGAATTTCATCTGGGGCGCTATCCGGCGGTGCTGGAGCGGGTGAACGCCCTGTGGGAGCAGCCCGACCTGACCCCGGAGCAACGCGGCTGGGCGGGCCTGTGGGCCGGAAACGCCAACAGCCGCACCGCCCGTTTGACCGAGGCGGTGGACTGGTATCGCCGCGCACTGGACGGCGTACCCGAACACGAACTGATTCTGCGCGGGCGACTGCTGAACGCCTGGGCGTATGCGCTCTACGTGCTGGGTGAACTGGATGACGGCAAAGAGAAGGTGCAAGAGGCGATGGAATGCTTTGTCGCTGCCAATTACCGTAAAGGGCAGGCAATGGCACACAACACGGCGGGAGCGCTGGCAGAGAAAGCCGACGATGATGAGGAAGCTGTTTCTCACTATCAGCAGTCTTATGACTGTTCTCAGGAGATTGGCGACTTACAGAACCAGCGCCTAGCGCTCTCTAATCTAGGAGGCACTTATCTAAAAGCGTTACAGTTGGAGAAAGCTCTTACCGCGATAAATTCAGGACTAGAGCTGATCGAAATTCTACCTGATCCATACTCAGAATGTCTATTCTACGAAGACTTGGCAGAGATATATAAACTCCGAAATCAATATAACAGATCGCTGAGTACTCTTGATAAAGGTTTACAAATCGCAGATCTATATGAACTAAATGATTGGAGTGCACAAGGCCGTGTAAACAAAGTGAGACTTCTCATTATTTTAGAGAGAAATGATGATGAAGTAAACGCCGTTATTTGCGAAACTCGAGCAATTTTATCGCTTGTTCCCGATAAATTGAAGAATGAAATTGAACAAGAACTTAAAACTCTACTATTAACTAGACCGGACGTATCAACCCTTGAGTCATCGGAAGCAGCGCAGTAA